From a single Kryptolebias marmoratus isolate JLee-2015 linkage group LG17, ASM164957v2, whole genome shotgun sequence genomic region:
- the tob1b gene encoding protein Tob1b translates to MQLEIQVALNFIISYLYNKLPRRRVNIFGEELERQLKKKYEGHWYPDKPYKGSGFRCIHVGEKVDPVVEQAAKESGLDIEDVRNNLPQDLSVWIDPFEVSYQIGEKGPVKVLYVDDNNENGSELDKEIKNSFNPEAQVFMPISDPVGASSESSSPSPPFGQSAAVSPSFMPRSTQPLTFTTATFAATKFGSTKMKSSGRGNNNGNSSGGSGGGSSSKVARTSPTSNLGLNVNTLLKQKAMSTSMHSLYGLGQQQQKASALSPNAKEFVFPSLQGQSSPGAAFPGEGSLGLGPLQYNNAFDMFAAYGSLNDKSLMDGLNFSLSSMQYSNQQFQPVMAN, encoded by the coding sequence ATGCAGCTTGAAATTCAAGTAGCACTCAACTTTATTATTTCCTACTTGTACAACAAACTCCCTCGGCGGCGTGTGAACATCTTCGgcgaggagctggagaggcagCTGAAGAAGAAATATGAAGGCCACTGGTATCCGGATAAGCCATACAAAGGGTCGGGGTTCAGGTGCATCCACGTAGGGGAGAAGGTGGACCCCGTGGTGGAGCAGGCAGCCAAAGAGAGCGGGCTGGACATCGAAGATGTCCGGAATAACCTTCCTCAGGACCTCAGTGTGTGGATTGATCCGTTCGAGGTCTCCTACCAGATCGGCGAGAAGGGACCGGTCAAGGTGCTATACGTGGACGACAACAACGAGAACGGGTCCGAGCTGGACAAGGAGATTAAGAACAGCTTTAATCCCGAGGCCCAGGTCTTCATGCCAATCAGCGACCCCGTCGGGGCCTCCTCCGAGTCCagctccccctcccctcctttcgGGCAGTCTGCTGCCGTGAGCCCGTCCTTCATGCCCCGCTCCACCCAGCCCCTAACCTTTACCACTGCCACCTTCGCTGCCACCAAATTCGGCTCGACTAAGATGAAGAGCAGTGGCCGTGGTAACAACAACGGCAACAGCAGCGGCGGTAGCGGCGGCGGCAGTAGCAGCAAAGTGGCCCGCACCTCCCCGACCAGCAACCTGGGTCTGAATGTCAACACTCTACTGAAGCAGAAAGCCATGTCCACCTCCATGCACTCACTGTACGGGCtggggcagcagcagcagaaggccTCTGCTCTGTCCCCCAACGCCAAGGAGTTCGTGTTCCCCAGCCTGCAGGGCCAGTCCAGCCCCGGAGCCGCGTTCCCCGGGGAGGGCTCGCTGGGGCTGGGCCCCCTGCAGTACAACAATGCCTTCGACATGTTCGCAGCCTACGGAAGCCTCAACGACAAGTCCCTGATGGATGGTCTGAACTTCAGCCTGAGCAGCATGCAGTATTCTAACCAGCAATTCCAGCCAGTCATGGCTAACTAA